Proteins from one Gossypium raimondii isolate GPD5lz chromosome 8, ASM2569854v1, whole genome shotgun sequence genomic window:
- the LOC105792466 gene encoding acyl-CoA-binding domain-containing protein 4 isoform X1 produces the protein MGSRGAEIAKKKAMWLYPKVSGFNPSERWGHSACFSNGVVYVFGGCCGGLHFCDVLMLNLNKMVWKTLETTGQGPGPRDSHSAVLVGTKMMVFGGTNGSKKVNDLHVLDLASKEWIQAECNGVAPSPRESHTATLVGEDKVVIFGGSGEGEAVYLNDLHVLDLRTMRWTSPTVRGHIPVPRDSHSAVAIGNKLVVYGGDCGDRYHGDVDVFDMDNSTWSRLAVQGSLPGVRAGHAAVSIGTKVFIIGGVGDKHYYNDVWVLDVSARCWAQLDICGQQPQGRFSHTAVFTESDIAIYGGCGEDEHPIKELLVLQLGTQHPNGRYNMCTIFGSHWNQEKRKFLRVAQNNLRTMYLGDNEVSKQEAHEAEQEAKRSFQSSSDPSNSKRKRSANPKTSEVESEQEEHSLSLSQHSSPSQSDQEQAPPQKPTNSTASHGLNLFKPLHHIPSNCQLNSVPNNHKETRSMVHNTRQELQFITEHQNLQKPEQNQHFVQTGRTGSQYSAAEHKRMEAGPIQNLLGAEVRGKVDGAFDSGFLMTATVNGKILRGVLFSPGQGLISREPMLAKTPASTSHIAATQPFLNSSNSEPVKASQSHPPTMRIQPEPSHSPRKALVNGLDSATKASSPSKLRRDLGDVVLTLGGPGSGHA, from the exons ATGGGGTCTCGTGGAGCTGAAATTGCTAAGAAGAAAGCAATGTGGCTCTATCCTAAAGTTTCAGGTTTTAATCCTTCTGAGAGATGGGGGCACTCTGCTTGTTTCTCTAATGGagttgtttatgtttttggg GGGTGTTGTGGAGGTCTACATTTCTGTGATGTTCTCATGCTAAATCTGAACAAAATGGTATGGAAAACTCTCGAAACCACAGGCCAGGGACCTGGCCCTAGAGATAGCCACAGTGCTGTTcttgtagggactaaaatgatgGTATTTGGGGGCACTAATGGTTCCAAGAAGGTAAATGATCTTCATGTACTCGACCTTGCATCGAAAGAGTGGATACAAGCGGAATGTAACGGTGTTGCACCTTCTCCTCGTGAAAGTCATACTGCCACACTTGTTGGTGAAGATAAGGTAGTGATTTTCGGAGGTAGTGGTGAAGGTGAAGCAGTTTACTTGAATGATTTACATGTTCTGGACCTTAGGACTATGAGATGGACTTCTCCTACTGTGCGAGGTCATATCCCTGTCCCTAGAGACAGTCACAGTGCTGTCGCAATCGGGAACAAGCTCGTCGTGTATGGAGGGGATTGTGGTGATCGATATCATGGAGATGTCGATGTGTTTGACATGGACAATTCTACTTGGTCAAGG ttGGCTGTTCAAGGCTCTTTACCAGGTGTTAGAGCAGGTCATGCTGCTGTGAGTATTGGAACAAAG gttTTCATTATTGGAGGGGTTGGAGATAAACACTACTACAATGATGTTTGGGTCCTAGACGTGAGTGCTCGTTGTTGGGCGCAACTAGATATATGCGGCCAGCAGCCTCAAGGGAGGTTTTCTCACACTGCTGTCTTCACAGAGTCAGACATTGCTATCTATGGAGG GTGTGGGGAGGATGAACATCCCATCAAAGAGTTGCTGGTTTTGCAACTTGGAACACAGCATCCTAATGGTCGTTATAACATGTGTACAATTTTTGGAAGCCATTGGAaccaagaaaagagaaaattccTCAGAGTAGCACAAAACAACTTG AGAACAATGTATTTGGGGGACAATGAAGTATCAAAACAGGAAGCTCATGAAGCAGAACAAGAAGCAAAGCGCTCTTTTCAGTCCAGTTCAG ATCCATCAAATTCAAAGAGGAAAAGAAGTGCCAATCCAAAGACAAGTGAGGTTGAATCGGAACAAGAAGAACATTCCCTTTCTCTCTCGCAGCATTCATCGCCCTCACAATCTGATCAAGAACAAGCCCCACCACAAAAGCCTACAAATTCCACAGCGTCTCATGGACTTAACCTGTTTAAGCCGTTGCATCATATACCAAGCAATTGTCAGCTTAACAGTGTTCCAAATAACCATAAGGAAACCAGGTCTATGGTCCACAACACTAGGCAAGAGCTGCAGTTTATAACAGAACACCAAAACCTTCAGAAGCCAGaacaaaatcaacattttgttCAAACTGGCAGAACAGGATCGCAGTACTCAGCTGCGGAACATAAACGCATGGAGGCAGGGCCCATTCAGAACCTG CTTGGTGCTGAAGTTCGTGGCAAAGTCGACGGAGCCTTCGACTCGGGTTTCCTGATGACAGCTACTGTTAATGGGAAGATATTGAGAGGGGTCTTATTTTCACCT GGACAGGGCTTGATCTCGAGAGAGCCAATGCTTGCTAAAACACCTGCATCAACAAGCCATATTGCTGCTACTCAGCCATTTCTAAACTCAAGCAATTCAGAGCCGGTGAAGGCTTCCCAGTCCCACCCACCAACAATGCGTATACAGCCAGAACCGAGTCACAGTCCTCGGAAAGCTTTAGTAAATGGACTGGATTCGGCAACTAAAGCTTCTTCTCCATCGAAGCTAAGACGTGATCTTGGAGATGTGGTTCTAACACTAGGAGGACCTGGAAGTGGCCATGCCTGa
- the LOC105792467 gene encoding homeobox protein knotted-1-like 10 isoform X1 gives MEDLYRLDDRTVSSSNDSARVNNNLAAAVTTTGFHSPVHHLLQFDHQAADTDMYDVIKNQIANHPRYPDLVSAHIECRKVGAPPELGSLLEEIGRENHHPTSGCSEIGADPELDDFMESYCQVLHKYKEELSKPFDEATTFLSNIESQLSTLCKGAVTKTLDYGSDEACESSGWEAEAYESGQEDIKGMLMRKYSGYLCNLRKEFLKKRKKGKLPKDARMVLLHWWNNHYRWPYPTEEEKLKLSEITGLDQKQINNWFINQRKRHWKPSEDMKFALMEGFAGNINGGPT, from the exons ATGGAGGACTTATACAGGCTTGATGATCGTACAGTCTCTTCTTCAAATGATAGTGCAAGGGTTAATAATAACTTAGCTGCAGCTGTTACCACCACTGGTTTTCACAGTCCAGTCCATCATTTACTTCAATTTGATCATCAAGCAGCTGATACAGACATGTATGATGTGATCAAGAACCAGATCGCCAATCACCCTCGTTATCCAGACCTAGTATCTGCTCACATAGAATGCCGAAAG GTTGGAGCACCGCCTGAGCTGGGTTCTCTTCTTGAAGAAATTGGCCGAGAGAACCACCACCCCACAAGTGGTTGCAGTGAAATAGGAGCTGATCCAGAACTTGACGACTTCATG GAATCATATTGTCAGGTTCTTCATAAGTACAAAGAAGAGTTATCAAAGCCGTTTGATGAAGCGACAACGTTCCTCAGCAACATTGAATCACAGCTAAGTACTCTCTGTAAAGGAGCAGTGACAAAAACTTTGGATTATGGCTCTG ATGAAGCTTGTGAGTCAAGTGGTTGGGAAGCGGAAGCTTATGAAAGTGGGCAGGAGGACATCAAAGGAATGCTGATGCGCAAATACAGTGGCTATCTCTGCAATTTGAGAAAAGAATtcttgaagaagagaaagaagggAAAGCTACCAAAAGATGCTAGGATGGTACTTCTACATTGGTGGAATAATCATTATAGATGGCCATATCCTACG GAGGAGGAAAAGTTGAAGCTATCAGAGATAACAGGTCTAGACCAGAAGCAAATCAACAATTGGTTCATCAACCAAAGGAAGCGCCATTGGAAACCATCAGAAGATATGAAATTTGCTCTTATGGAGGGTTTTGCTGGAAACATTAATGGAGGACCTACTTAA
- the LOC105792467 gene encoding homeobox protein knotted-1-like 10 isoform X2, with protein sequence MEDLYRLDDRTVSSSNDSARVNNNLAAAVTTTGFHSPVHHLLQFDHQAADTDMYDVIKNQIANHPRYPDLVSAHIECRKVGAPPELGSLLEEIGRENHHPTSGCSEIGADPELDDFMVLHKYKEELSKPFDEATTFLSNIESQLSTLCKGAVTKTLDYGSDEACESSGWEAEAYESGQEDIKGMLMRKYSGYLCNLRKEFLKKRKKGKLPKDARMVLLHWWNNHYRWPYPTEEEKLKLSEITGLDQKQINNWFINQRKRHWKPSEDMKFALMEGFAGNINGGPT encoded by the exons ATGGAGGACTTATACAGGCTTGATGATCGTACAGTCTCTTCTTCAAATGATAGTGCAAGGGTTAATAATAACTTAGCTGCAGCTGTTACCACCACTGGTTTTCACAGTCCAGTCCATCATTTACTTCAATTTGATCATCAAGCAGCTGATACAGACATGTATGATGTGATCAAGAACCAGATCGCCAATCACCCTCGTTATCCAGACCTAGTATCTGCTCACATAGAATGCCGAAAG GTTGGAGCACCGCCTGAGCTGGGTTCTCTTCTTGAAGAAATTGGCCGAGAGAACCACCACCCCACAAGTGGTTGCAGTGAAATAGGAGCTGATCCAGAACTTGACGACTTCATG GTTCTTCATAAGTACAAAGAAGAGTTATCAAAGCCGTTTGATGAAGCGACAACGTTCCTCAGCAACATTGAATCACAGCTAAGTACTCTCTGTAAAGGAGCAGTGACAAAAACTTTGGATTATGGCTCTG ATGAAGCTTGTGAGTCAAGTGGTTGGGAAGCGGAAGCTTATGAAAGTGGGCAGGAGGACATCAAAGGAATGCTGATGCGCAAATACAGTGGCTATCTCTGCAATTTGAGAAAAGAATtcttgaagaagagaaagaagggAAAGCTACCAAAAGATGCTAGGATGGTACTTCTACATTGGTGGAATAATCATTATAGATGGCCATATCCTACG GAGGAGGAAAAGTTGAAGCTATCAGAGATAACAGGTCTAGACCAGAAGCAAATCAACAATTGGTTCATCAACCAAAGGAAGCGCCATTGGAAACCATCAGAAGATATGAAATTTGCTCTTATGGAGGGTTTTGCTGGAAACATTAATGGAGGACCTACTTAA
- the LOC105792466 gene encoding acyl-CoA-binding domain-containing protein 4 isoform X2 has product MGSRGAEIAKKKAMWLYPKVSGFNPSERWGHSACFSNGVVYVFGGCCGGLHFCDVLMLNLNKMVWKTLETTGQGPGPRDSHSAVLVGTKMMVFGGTNGSKKVNDLHVLDLASKEWIQAECNGVAPSPRESHTATLVGEDKVVIFGGSGEGEAVYLNDLHVLDLRTMRWTSPTVRGHIPVPRDSHSAVAIGNKLVVYGGDCGDRYHGDVDVFDMDNSTWSRLAVQGSLPGVRAGHAAVSIGTKVFIIGGVGDKHYYNDVWVLDVSARCWAQLDICGQQPQGRFSHTAVFTESDIAIYGGCGEDEHPIKELLVLQLGTQHPNGRYNMCTIFGSHWNQEKRKFLRVAQNNLRTMYLGDNEVSKQEAHEAEQEAKRSFQSSSDPSNSKRKRSANPKTSEVESEQEEHSLSLSQHSSPSQSDQEQAPPQKPTNSTASHGLNLFKPLHHIPSNCQLNSVPNNHKETRSMVHNTRQELQFITEHQNLQKPEQNQHFVQTGRTGSQYSAAEHKRMEAGPIQNLLGAEVRGKVDGAFDSGFLMTATVNGKILRGGQGLISREPMLAKTPASTSHIAATQPFLNSSNSEPVKASQSHPPTMRIQPEPSHSPRKALVNGLDSATKASSPSKLRRDLGDVVLTLGGPGSGHA; this is encoded by the exons ATGGGGTCTCGTGGAGCTGAAATTGCTAAGAAGAAAGCAATGTGGCTCTATCCTAAAGTTTCAGGTTTTAATCCTTCTGAGAGATGGGGGCACTCTGCTTGTTTCTCTAATGGagttgtttatgtttttggg GGGTGTTGTGGAGGTCTACATTTCTGTGATGTTCTCATGCTAAATCTGAACAAAATGGTATGGAAAACTCTCGAAACCACAGGCCAGGGACCTGGCCCTAGAGATAGCCACAGTGCTGTTcttgtagggactaaaatgatgGTATTTGGGGGCACTAATGGTTCCAAGAAGGTAAATGATCTTCATGTACTCGACCTTGCATCGAAAGAGTGGATACAAGCGGAATGTAACGGTGTTGCACCTTCTCCTCGTGAAAGTCATACTGCCACACTTGTTGGTGAAGATAAGGTAGTGATTTTCGGAGGTAGTGGTGAAGGTGAAGCAGTTTACTTGAATGATTTACATGTTCTGGACCTTAGGACTATGAGATGGACTTCTCCTACTGTGCGAGGTCATATCCCTGTCCCTAGAGACAGTCACAGTGCTGTCGCAATCGGGAACAAGCTCGTCGTGTATGGAGGGGATTGTGGTGATCGATATCATGGAGATGTCGATGTGTTTGACATGGACAATTCTACTTGGTCAAGG ttGGCTGTTCAAGGCTCTTTACCAGGTGTTAGAGCAGGTCATGCTGCTGTGAGTATTGGAACAAAG gttTTCATTATTGGAGGGGTTGGAGATAAACACTACTACAATGATGTTTGGGTCCTAGACGTGAGTGCTCGTTGTTGGGCGCAACTAGATATATGCGGCCAGCAGCCTCAAGGGAGGTTTTCTCACACTGCTGTCTTCACAGAGTCAGACATTGCTATCTATGGAGG GTGTGGGGAGGATGAACATCCCATCAAAGAGTTGCTGGTTTTGCAACTTGGAACACAGCATCCTAATGGTCGTTATAACATGTGTACAATTTTTGGAAGCCATTGGAaccaagaaaagagaaaattccTCAGAGTAGCACAAAACAACTTG AGAACAATGTATTTGGGGGACAATGAAGTATCAAAACAGGAAGCTCATGAAGCAGAACAAGAAGCAAAGCGCTCTTTTCAGTCCAGTTCAG ATCCATCAAATTCAAAGAGGAAAAGAAGTGCCAATCCAAAGACAAGTGAGGTTGAATCGGAACAAGAAGAACATTCCCTTTCTCTCTCGCAGCATTCATCGCCCTCACAATCTGATCAAGAACAAGCCCCACCACAAAAGCCTACAAATTCCACAGCGTCTCATGGACTTAACCTGTTTAAGCCGTTGCATCATATACCAAGCAATTGTCAGCTTAACAGTGTTCCAAATAACCATAAGGAAACCAGGTCTATGGTCCACAACACTAGGCAAGAGCTGCAGTTTATAACAGAACACCAAAACCTTCAGAAGCCAGaacaaaatcaacattttgttCAAACTGGCAGAACAGGATCGCAGTACTCAGCTGCGGAACATAAACGCATGGAGGCAGGGCCCATTCAGAACCTG CTTGGTGCTGAAGTTCGTGGCAAAGTCGACGGAGCCTTCGACTCGGGTTTCCTGATGACAGCTACTGTTAATGGGAAGATATTGAGAGGG GGACAGGGCTTGATCTCGAGAGAGCCAATGCTTGCTAAAACACCTGCATCAACAAGCCATATTGCTGCTACTCAGCCATTTCTAAACTCAAGCAATTCAGAGCCGGTGAAGGCTTCCCAGTCCCACCCACCAACAATGCGTATACAGCCAGAACCGAGTCACAGTCCTCGGAAAGCTTTAGTAAATGGACTGGATTCGGCAACTAAAGCTTCTTCTCCATCGAAGCTAAGACGTGATCTTGGAGATGTGGTTCTAACACTAGGAGGACCTGGAAGTGGCCATGCCTGa